Proteins co-encoded in one Brassica oleracea var. oleracea cultivar TO1000 chromosome C4, BOL, whole genome shotgun sequence genomic window:
- the LOC106338434 gene encoding uncharacterized protein LOC106338434 translates to MGLKEAARLKITSISESTRWHARLGHVNLRTMKAMIQRELVTGIPSVQITKEICSSCLLGKQTRQVFPKATTYRASINLELVHGDVCGPITPSTFSECIDREQSNVREEQDKYNTLGEENPTETEAVSDHIPLRRSERQHVKPKYLEDYVMLAEEEGEIVLLYLNNEPRNYREASELKEWIMACEDEIHLLLRTRWIFKIKSNSDGTINKYKARLVAKGYVQQYGIDVEEVFASVARLETIRLLISLAATKGWEVHYLDVKTAFLHGELNETVYVMQPEGFEVKGRANTRIIDEFKKEMASKFDMSDLVFTRATPDIPKLAKYSDSSYNKQETVALSSCEAEFMAGTEAAKQATWLQELLREVTEQPCERVVTKIDN, encoded by the exons ATGGGGCTAAAGGAGGCAGCACGTCTGAAAATAACATCTATAAGTGAATCAACTCGTTGGCATGCAAGATTGGGACACGTCAACCTCCGGACTATGAAGGCAATGATTCAAAGGGAACTCGTTACAGGCATCCCAAGTGTTCAGATTACTAAGGAGATCTGTTCGTCGTGCCTTCTTGGAAAGCAAACTCGGCAAGTGTTTCCGAAAGCAACTACATATCGAGCATCCATAAACCTAGAGCTAGTACATGGAGATGTTTGTGGTCCCATAACACCGAGTACGTTCTCAG AGTGCATCGATAGAGAACAAAGCAACGTGAGAGAAGAACAGGATAAATATAATACACTTGGAGAAGAGAACCCGACGGAGACAGAAGCTGTTAGCGATCACATTCCATTAAGGAGAAGCGAGAGGCAGCATGTAAAGCCAAAATATCTAGAGGATTATGTGATGCTTGCCGAGGAAGAAGGAGAGATCGTGCTGTTATACCTAAACAATGAGCCAAGGAATTATCGTGAAGCTAGCGAGCTGAAAGAGTGGATTATGGCGTGTGAAGATGAGATCCATCTATTATTAAGAACGAG ATGGATCTTTAAGATTAAGAGTAACTCTGACGGTACAATCAACAAATACAAAGCTCGTCTAGTGGCTAAAGGGTATGTACAACAATATGGAATTGATGTCGAAGAAGTATTTGCGTCAGTAGCTCGACTAGAGACTATACGGTTGCTTATCAGTCTCGCTGCAACTAAAGGATGGGAGGTTCATTACTTAGATGTCAAAACTGCATTCTTGCATGGGGAGCTAAACGAGACGGTATATGTAATGCAACCTGAAGGATTTGAAGTAAAGGGAA GAGCAAACACAAGGATCATTGATGAGTTCAAGAAAGAGATGGCTTCCAAGTTTGACATGAGTGATCTTG TGTTTACTCGTGCAACACCAGATATCCCAAAGCTGGCGAAATACAGTGACAGCAGTTATAAC AAGCAGGAAACTGTTGCACTATCCTCTTGCGAAGCTGAGTTCATGGCAGGGACAGAAGCGGCTAAACAAGCTACATGGTTACAAGAGTTGTTACGCGAGGTCACTGAGCAACCGTGTGAGAGAGTGGTGACTAAGATTGACAATTAG